Proteins from one Danaus plexippus chromosome 2, MEX_DaPlex, whole genome shotgun sequence genomic window:
- the LOC116765323 gene encoding uncharacterized protein LOC116765323 yields the protein MADTSKKSIFKDTTSVHMNVDVENQQREQEEDEYGFYYSIDCFNKCLFSLHDNVMWNAILCFLAVAAIVVVSIEFKSTLSELFEVVYNVFYAVHVLSLAYNSLANLHTSDLGLCTAISFLVDVMTFSPYFLRVENLFLFKLVCYYVRLHRPLRFLWALSDYNLKGSIVATTLKYTYFFMILRVSWVLIWLHFDTLESDNSIQLGKTRYHIPTKHEPKLTSQMPSRFLSTYYIINKMFIPIGPSIPPRNDLERIAFLSVMIVGCLMVTGAAVASLSLVISIYMRPEEKFRSRYRLIMKEMQEPTIPPNLREKVETFYKMYWHKQKAVSTAELMPIFPPSLSSTIYTDIYFKATQKCRILRDLSYQFLSELAKLTETIHYIPGDQIIRRNNRKSSIIYITYGDIELLTAEDDTTALLRMIRGTAVSSCAGVPACCGRAHVQIRAATFCTAHVLDAAQIWRAVHKYGRRSGQGNKILNAFNEHFEKVKRHYNMRDRGEVKHKSSILHFKRNLMDLKESRDAAGNLLLAETDVMIEIAGCYVMRNRADASLTDEADAICLRPTFPCILQPRSSLQVAWNVFVTTVIITVCITHPYFLVYKKTVPTEFRFYDYVVTFIYILDLVVHLSTGANVEDGVPITLAQTSSQQAQSKLFVLDVIATLPLLEFIGDGHFAGLNKLLRLPKVFRVLKIVEEECVYHSNIVRFCSYALLLLSACYLLAALQQGFMCFQFGYCLVTNFTHSPYWEKQPLDTETVPHRLTFGLYWAISVITFTAHMETWGIDDWRHVLYTLIVLEICVILYIFIEAVYSATIMVTSDLREDYDASIESVTKFLLRKDIDPVLRQRFVDYLQLCWFTDKAYSITNNESSIFYDLPPHVYQDIVSRQRSKYVLSLPFMKWLHKEDLKTISSKARLFCTAPNEILLNTGDMCNEIYVITRGICEILNPDTKGVVGELGAKCHFGVLECLLRIPAFYTVRAVTNVEMFKISRKHLINAIDVPQIRDAIDFSKERPEYHRLQIRRAPFTSYRPPDSPPNMERFRLPRKYERDYAFLHPFDRLGLLSFLRYIFPRFTLRPDGRYLVRYEWIRAASALLSALVFPPYTYLVLQFPWLYLVALLLDLSAYFDILQRMLVGYYNDEGILIYHPSSTAAHYVKGAFFIDLFGCLPLERLESSWKQSYQNRYRETPTKQFLMLNRLLQLYRMPAAQLGLASFIRRDILLVIKSLPLFLALLNVLTSFFVYSSVNIYYTVETNEWFIIPLPDPGGSWLHLFKTAYRFNVTESPWNLHLGSYFWVVYETTTTGYGNFKPTNFNLIRVLIAGMMIGALITTYFSVRIISIRANVNKALAAFQEDMIDISAFMRREKLDSNLQKQVLAHYQYNWERMGGIDYRNVLKMCQQITLRTDTILQIYGQTFTMCPILNKCDVSLLRLIGRAVRTTYFLNNTTIIEKEDVISDIFFVDLGSVDLEEQKAETSVTLEKGSMFGNLTSRNTYRCPDIVRSHEDVRLLQINAQTFFSIIADFPTVHDQLQMYRPNNESYIVGVETIIPRTKANLSLASSVPTNQRRYFRFLHIRQSIARMYLIVISLACIYADIYNAGFQDNRPLLIMSLYLLDFCFMWKFVLQYFIPQMTDVDDGALGTYMKVRLLYFKQEFKYDLISFLPIEILCLFCKNNRGMVFSWLRLNRLFRIVTLYKCLNHHHERISANLTLATAGSVLIWFTIFIHGSVSLWFFIGTLEENATEKSSWSYGDDGVSWCNNNYICSLYFILTTFTQTGVGDILPKKQSEVLFVSGFQIISTMMCMVYVGELSNIIQYNSYRSFNFYANYLQLQEFLKNNRVSKNLVTIVNKYCLHLWRESRGLQIPCLLRTAPDCLKLQVMGAAYLKHLTEKDIFKACEPAFLRQLVGFLQLYSYTEDMYVVKEDEITNSMYFVHLGKVLETSKNSNIVKSYHPGECFGELQGLEQDLPYTKSYKTVMKSQILSLHLNDLKYLLAHFPLSKNTIYKSDESDAPPTDRGDDRSDGSFKVKPQTSYDKSPKTDTPPIIHSDIGQGKEMTEADFEELDTEWHTNTRIRSLDEGNVTDLEVEKDTVPYEETKGEGSAEDVTRQEEKTYRDDFKSVEDYIESKHGSYIMIPKENYKTASAGTSGLKRRKTHVWYQEKEAASPSTETRELKPIRDQSIDERNSKTFDSDSPFNIKESTSSQESIDKFKNQKRRNEQ from the exons GACGAGTATGGCTTTTATTATTCCATTGATTGTTTCAACAAGTGCCTGTTCTCCCTTCATGACAACGTTATGTGGAATGCCATACTGTGCTTCCTGGCCGTGGCGGCCATAGTCGTAGTGTCCATCGAGTTTAAAAGCACTCTTTCAGAGTTGTTTGAAGTTGTGTATAATGTTTTCTACGCCGTACATGTCCTAAGTCTAGCCTACAACTCCCTGGCCAATCTGCATACATCTGACTTAGGTCTATGCACAGCCA tttctTTTCTCGTCGATGTCATGACATTTTCTCCTTACTTTCTGAGAGTTGAGaacttgtttttgtttaagcTTGTTTGCTATTACGTGAGATTACATCGTCCGCTTAGGTTCCTAT GGGCTTTGAGTGATTATAATCTCAAAGGCAGCATAGTAGCGACCACACTCAAgtacacttatttttttatgatattgagAGTCTCTTGGGTTCTTATTTGGCTACATTTTGATACG TTGGAAAGCGATAATAGTATTCAACTCGGTAAAACAAGGTACCACATACCAACAAAACATGAACCGAAGTTGACAAGCCAGATGCCCAGTCGTTTCCTCAGtacttactatataataaataagatgttTATACCGATTGG tCCATCCATACCGCCGCGGAAcgatctggaacgcattgctTTCCTGTCAGTGATGATAGTAGGGTGTCTCATGGTGACGGGGGCTGCGGTCGCGTCCCTGTCCCTCGTCATCAGCATCTACATGAGGCCCGAGGAGAAGTTCCGCAGCAGATACAGGCTCATCATGAAGGAAAtg CAAGAGCCCACTATCCCTCCAAACTTACGAGAGAAGGTTGAGACCTTTTACAAAATGTACTGGCACAAGCAGAAGGCTGTTTCGACCGCAGAGCTGATGCCGATTTTTCCGCCCTCGTTGTCTTCCACTATTTACACCGATATATATTTCAAGGCGACGCAAAAG TGCCGCATTCTCCGAGATCTTTCCTATCAGTTCCTTTCGGAGCTGGCGAAGTTGACGGAGACGATACACTATATCCCCGGAGATCAGATCATAAGACGGAATAACAGAAAATCttcgattatttatattacttatggAGACATAGAA CTGCTGACGGCGGAGGACGACACCACGGCCCTGCTGCGTATGATCCGCGGCACGGCTGTGTCCTCGTGCGCGGGCGTGCCGGCGTGTTGCGGACGCGCGCACGTGCAGATACGTGCAGCTACGTTCTGCACGGCGCACGTGCTGGACGCCGCGCAGATTTGGAGGGCCGTTCATAAGTACGGACGGAGGAGCGGACAAGGAAACAAGATATTGAATGCGTTTAAT GAACATTTTGAAAAAGTTAAGAGACATTACAATATGCGAGATCGAGGAGAAGTAAA ACACAAAAGTAGTATTTTACACTTCAAACGGAACCTCATGGATTTGAAGGAGTCGAGGGACGCGGCCGGTAACCTGCTACTGGCCGAAACTGATGTTATGATAGAAATAGCTGGTTGTTACGTGATGAGGAAC CGAGCTGACGCGTCTCTGACAGACGAGGCCGACGCCATTTGTCTCCGGCCCACGTTCCCCTGCATCCTCCAGCCTCGCTCGTCCCTCCAAGTGGCCTGGAACGTGTTCGTTACGACCGTCATCATCACTGTCTGCATC ACTCATCCGTATTTCttagtttacaaaaaaactgTTCCGACCGAGTTCAGATTTTATGATTACGTGGTGACCTTCATCTACATCCTGGACCTGGTGGTGCACCTGTCCACTGGCGCCAATGTCGAAGAtg GTGTTCCGATAACTCTAGCGCAGACATCTTCTCAACAAGCGCAGAGCAAGTTGTTCGTTCTGGATGTCATCGCGACTCTGCCGCTTTTGGAGTTTATTGGTGATGGACACTTCGCTGGTCTCAACAAGCTACTGAGATTACCGAAG GTGTTTCGTGTGCTGAAAATTGTAGAGGAAGAATGTGTGTATCATAGCAACATTGTGAGATTCTGTTCCTACGCGTTGTTGTTGCTATCTGCCTGTTACCTCCTAGCGGCTCTTCAGCAAGGATTTATGTGCTTCCA ATTCGGATATTGTTTAGTGACGAATTTCACTCACAGTCCGTACTGGGAGAAACAACCACTTGATACTGAAACTGTTCCTCACCGGTTGACGTTCGGCCTCTATTGGGCCATATCTGTGATAACTTTCACTG cACATATGGAGACCTGGGGAATCGATGACTGGAGACACGTACTTTATACACTTATAGTGTTAGAAATCTGTgtcattttatacatatttatagaaGCTGTCTACTCCGCTACAATAATGGTCACCTCTGATTTGAG agAGGATTACGACGCATCCATAGAAAGTGTCACAAAGTTCCTTCTGAGAAAAGATATCGACCCAGTCTTAAGACAACGATTCGTCGATTACTTGCAGCTTTGTTGGTTCACGGACAAG GCGTATTCAATTACTAACAATGAGAGTTCAATATTCTACGATCTTCCACCGCACGTGTACCAAGACATAGTGTCAAGACAGAGGAGCAAGTATGTACTGAGTTTACCGTTTATGAAG TGGCTTCATAAAGAAGACTTGAAGACGATATCTTCTAAAGCGAGGTTGTTCTGTACAGCCCCTAACGAAATATTACTGAATACAGGGGACATGTGTAACGAAATATATGTCATCACGAGAGGGATATGCGAG ATCTTGAATCCAGATACTAAAGGAGTTGTTGGAGAACTCGGTGCGAAATGTCACTTCGGAGTACTTGAATGTCTATTAA gaATACCAGCATTTTACACAGTTCGTGCTGTGACTAATGtggaaatgtttaaaatatcacgGAAACATTTGATCAACGCGATAGATGTGCCGCAAATAAGAGATGCTATCGACTTCTCAAAGGAGCGACCG GAATACCATCGTCTTCAAATACGTCGCGCGCCCTTCACGTCTTATCGACCTCCAGATTCTCCACCAAATATGGAAAGATTCCGTTTGCCAAGGAAATACGAGAGAGACTACGCGTTCCTACATCCATTCGATAGATTGGGATTGCTTTCATTTCTTAG GTACATTTTTCCTCGTTTCACTCTCCGTCCTGATGGTCGTTACTTGGTTCGTTACGAGTGGATCCGAGCGGCCTCGGCACTACTATCCGCTCTAGTGTTTCCTCCATACACCTACCTTGTGCTACAGTTTCCTTGGCTTTACTTAGTCGCTTTGCTTCTTGATTTGTCTGCATATTTTGATAT TTTGCAGAGAATGCTCGTTGGTTATTATAACGACGAGGGCATACTGATATACCACCCGTCCAGCACCGCTGCGCACTATGTTAAGGGAGCGTTTTTCATTGATCTCTTTGGGTGCTTGCCTTTAGAAAGACTTGAATCTTCCTGGAAGCAGTCCTACC AGAACAGATACCGCGAAACTCCCACTAAGCAGTTCCTGATGCTTAACCGTCTGCTGCAGCTTTACCGCATGCCGGCTGCGCAGCTCGGCCTCGCCTCCTTCATACGAAGAGATATACTCTTAGT AATTAAATCCCTTCCGTTATTCCTTGCTCTGCTGAACGTGCTCACCAGCTTCTTTGTATACTCCTCCGTGAATATTTACTACACAGTGGAGACGAACGAGTGGTTCATAATTCCTTTGCCCGATCCAGGGGGTTCGTGGTTacacttatttaaaacagCAT accgATTTAATGTAACTGAATCACCATGGAACTTGCACCTGGGTTCGTACTTCTGGGTGGTGTACGAAACCACCACCACGGGCTACGGCAACTTTAAACCTACCAACTTTAATTTGATTAGAGTTCTCATCGCTGGGATGATGATCG GAGCACTTATAACGACGTATTTCTCTGTGAGAATCATAAGCATAAGGGCGAACGTTAATAAAGCACTTGCGGCCTTTCAAGAGGATATGATTGACATATCCGCTTTCATGAGAAGAGAGAAACTGGATTCGAATCtacaaaa ACAAGTTCTGGCGCACTATCAATACAATTGGGAGCGCATGGGCGGTATCGACTATCGCAACGTCCTCAAGATGTGTCAACAGATCACATTAAGAACCGACACCATTCTCCAGATCTACGGACAGACGTTTACAATG TgtcctattttaaataaatgtgacgTGTCCCTGCTACGTCTTATTGGTCGCGCTGTCAGAActacatactttttaaataacacaacaATCATTGAAAAGGAGGACGTCATTTCCGATATTTTCTTCGTCGACCTCGGCTCTGTAGACCTTGAAGAACAGAAGGCTGAAACGAGCGTTACACTGGAAAAGGGCAG CATGTTCGGTAACTTGACATCGCGAAATACGTACCGGTGCCCGGACATCGTGAGGTCTCATGAGGACGTCCGTCTGCTGCAAATTAACGCGCAGACCTTCTTCAGCATCATCGCCGATTTTCCGACTGTTCACGACCAGCTGCAAATGTATCGACCGAATAATGAG AGTTATATTGTCGGCGTTGAAACTATCATACCGAGAACGAAGGCTAATTTAAGTCTGGCTTCCTCCGTGCCGACCAACCAAAGAAGATACTTCAGGTTCCTACACATCCGACAATCTATAGCCAGGATGTACCTCATCGTGATCTCATTAGCCTGCATCTACGCTGACATTTACAACGCAGGCTTCCAAGACAACAGACCCTTGCTGATAATGTCGCTGTACTTGTTAGACTTCTGTTTCATGTGGAAGTTCGTCTTACAGTACTTCATACCGCAAATGACCGACGTTGATGATGGGGCGCTGGGGACCTACATGAAAGTACGACTTCT TTATTTCAAACAAGAAttcaaatatgatttaatatcgTTCCTGCCAATAGAAATCCTGTGTTTGTTTTGCAAAAACAATCGCGGGATGGTCTTTTCTTGGCTGCGTTTGAACAGATTATTTCGGATC GTAACTCTTTATAAATGTCTGAACCATCACCACGAGCGTATTTCCGCTAACCTGACCCTGGCCACGGCCGGCAGCGTCCTGATCTGGTTCACAATCTTCATACACGGCTCGGTCAGTCTTTGGTTCTTCATCGGAACCCTCGAAGAAAACGCCACTGAGAAATCATCATGGAGTTACGGCG ACGACGGTGTGTCCTGGTGTAACAACAACTACATCTGctctctttattttatattgacaaCCTTCACTCAAACCGGGGTTGGAGACATACTGCCGAAGAAACAGTCCGag GTGCTCTTTGTGTCGGGATTTCAAATCATTTCGACCATGATGTGCATGGTGTACGTCGGGGAGCTCTCTAATATTATCCAGTACAATTCGTACAGATCCTTTAACTTTTACGCCAACTACTTACAGCTGCAG GAGTTTCTTAAAAACAATCGCGTATCGAAGAATCTGGTGACAATAGTCAACAAGTACTGCCTTCACCTGTGGCGCGAGTCACGCGGCCTGCAGATCCCGTGCTTGCTAAGGACAGCTCCCGACTGTCTCAAGCTGCAAGTGATGGGTGCTGCCTATTTAAAACACTTGACGGAG AAGGATATATTTAAAGCTTGCGAACCCGCTTTCCTACGTCAACTCGTCGGTTTTCTGCAATTGTATAGTTACACCGAAG ACATGTACGTTGTAAAGGAAGACGAAATAACAAATTCCATGTACTTCGTTCATTTGGGAAAGGTGCTAGAAACATCAAAAAATTCCAATATTGTAAAATCTTATCACCCTGGAGAATGTTTCGGAGag TTGCAGGGTCTGGAGCAGGACTTACCTTACactaaatcatataaaacagTTATGAAATCACAAATTCTAAGTCTACATctcaatgatttaaaatatttactggcACATTTCCCTCTAAGTAAAAATACGATTTACAAGTCAGATGAATCCGACGCTCCTCCGACCGACCGAGGCGATGACCGCAGTGACGGGAGCTTCAAAGTCAAACCCCAAACGAGTTACGACAAATCTCCTAAAACTGATACCCCGCCAATTATACATTCTGATATTGGTCAAGGAAAGGAAATGACAGAAGCAGACTTCGAAGAGCTCGACACCGAGTGGCACACAAATACACGGATCCGCTCCTTAGACGAAGGCAACGTAACCGATCTGGAAGTTGAAAAAGATACAGTTCCATATGAAGAAACAAAAGGAGAGGGAAGCGCAGAAGACGTGACCAGACAAGAAGAAAAGACATATCGAGATGATTTCAAAAGCGTTGAAGATTACATTGAATCAAAACACGGTTCGTACATTATGATcccaaaagaaaattataaaacagccTCAGCTGGTACCTCCGGCTTGAAGAGGAGGAAGACTCACGTGTGGTATCAAGAGAAGGAAGCCGCTTCACCCTCGACAGAAACACGTGAACTCAAGCCGATCAGAGATCAGAGTATTGATGAACGAAATTCCAAAACCTTCGACAGCGACTCGCCATTCAACATCAAAGAATCGACATCGTCTCAAGAAAGCAtcgacaaatttaaaaatcagaaGAGACGTAATGAACAATGA
- the LOC116779664 gene encoding E3 ubiquitin-protein ligase PPP1R11-like produces MGDRQQIIRSEEMATTSTAVTTVPPQIQEEAVERVAVITLKPSRAANSKKVVWTEDTVDNEHMNKKKSKCCCIYEKPRRWDESDSESDDECEHCFGHVERRRKHQHATTSDTTTTTTTTTTTAAEEQNNLEKTATITLKPSPSPAPAPPAPPDHTPGDG; encoded by the exons ATGGGTGATCGACAGCAAATTATACGAAGCGAAGAAATGGCTACGACTAGTACGGCGGTGACAACGGTTCCCCCGCAAATACAGGAG GAGGCCGTGGAGCGTGTGGCGGTGATCACTCTGAAGCCCTCGCGCGCCGCCAACAGCAAGAAGGTGGTGTGGACCGAAGACACCGTCGACAATGAACACAtgaacaagaaaaagtccaaat GTTGTTGTATCTACGAGAAGCCGCGCCGCTGGGACGAGTCCGACTCGGAGAGCGACGACGAGTGTGAGCACTGCTTTGGCCACGTGGAGAGGAGGAGGAAACACCAACACGCTACCACCAGCGACACCACCAcaaccaccaccaccaccaccaccaccgcCGCTGAAGAACAG aataacttAGAGAAGACAGCAACCATAACTCTGAAGCCCTCGCCGTCGCCCGCGCCCGCTCCTCCCGCCCCTCCCGACCACACCCCCGGGGACGGCTAG
- the LOC116779661 gene encoding succinate--hydroxymethylglutarate CoA-transferase, producing the protein MRAVTVALKTFKTPVRCIFPNRFVIKALFSTKCAGLLSDVNVLDLSRVIAGPFCTMTLGDLGANVIKVESLEGDEARKWGPPFVKDSTDSYYFLSVNRNKKSICVNLKTQEGKNIIYDLAKKCDVVVENFLPGKLDKLNVGYEKLKEINKQIIYCAITGFGPNGPYANKPGYDVIAAAMGGLLNSTGEKDGNPVKPGVAITNVTTGLHAFGAIMTALYYRHKTGHGQKIDCNLFSTQISSMINIANIYLNCGIEAQRWGTAHANLVPYQAFKTMDGDIVIGTGSNAQFVDFCTLINREDLILDDRFKDNASRVRHRDEIVRIIGEVMITKTRKEWTQIFRNASFPNGPVNNMRDVFNDEHVREIELVKELQHEKAGTIKTVGPPTVYSEGGNSVRFAPPTLGQHTIMILSNFLGYSDDKIKELMQNKVVK; encoded by the exons ATGAGAGCTGTAACTGTTGCTCTTAAGACGTTTAAGACGCCTGTAAGGTGTATTTTTCCCAATCGGTTTGTAATTAAAGCTTTATTTTCGACGAAATGCGCTGGTTTGCTCAGCGATGTAAACGTATTAGATTTATCTCGCGTCATCGCCGGTCCATTCTGCACCATGACCCTAGGTGACCTCGGTGCTAATGTTATCAAAGTTGAGAGTCTTGAAGGTGATGAAGCTAGAAAATGGGGACCGCCATTTGTAAAAGATTCCACAGATTCCTATTACTTCCTCTCTGTGAACAGAAACAAGAAGAGCATTTGtgtcaatttaaaaactcaagaag GCAAgaacataatatatgatttgGCAAAGAAATGTGATGTGGTTGTGGAAAATTTCTTGCCGGGAAAGTTGGATAAATTGAATGTgggttatgaaaaattaaaagagatCAATAAACAGATTATATACTGTGCTATTACAGGCTTCGGACCAAACGGACCTTATGCAAATAAACCTgg GTATGATGTTATTGCCGCAGCTATGGGCGGTCTGCTTAATTCAACGGGTGAAAAGGATGGCAATCCAGTAAAGCCAGGTGTTGCCATCACCAATGTGACCACTGGTCTGCATGCATTCGGTGCAATCATGACGGCTCTGTATTACAGACATAAGACCGGCCACGGCCAGAAAATTGATTGCAATCTGTTTTCAACACAAATATCAAGTATgataaatattgcaaatatatatttaaactgtgGCATCGAAGCACAGAGGTGGGGCACGGCTCATGCTAACTTGGTACCATATCAAGCTTTCAAAACGATGGATGGTGATATTGTCATTGGTACTGGTTCCAATGCACAATTTGTCGATTTCTGTACACTAATCAATAGAGAAGACCTCATATTAGACGACAGGTTCAAAGATAATGCTTCGAGAGTGAGACATCGTGATGAAATAGTCAGGATTATAGGTGAAGTCATGATAACTAAGACGAGGAAGGAATGGACTCAGATCTTCAGGAATGCAAGTTTCCCAAACGGACCAGTTAACAACATGAGAGACGTCTTCAACGATGAACATGTTAGAGAAATTGAATTAGTGAAGGAATTACAACATGAAAAGGCTGGAACTATAAAAACGGTGGGACCTCCCACTGTTTATTCAGAGGGTGGTAACTCAGTTAGATTTGCACCGCCGACCTTGGGACAGCACACCATAatgattttatcaaatttcttGGGATACagtgatgataaaattaaagaattgaTGCAAAATAAAGTTGTTAAGTAA